The Primulina huaijiensis isolate GDHJ02 unplaced genomic scaffold, ASM1229523v2 scaffold32475, whole genome shotgun sequence genome contains the following window.
ttattcaaccctcccttctaaacacttcttcacttccaaccgatcctaacatcatctttgtcttttattttttttttatatcgagCGAGAAATTCTCGAAACCTGATATGCTCATTGACAGCCATTTCTACCATTGGATTCGGTGCTTCCCTAGCATCTTGAATTTGGTTCACTAAGATCACGTTCATCTTCGATTATCATATTGTGCATTATAGTACATGCTTTCATTATATAATTCAAAAGATTTTTCTTCCAAAAACGTGCTGGAGATGTCACAATAGCAAATCGTGATTAAAGAACGCCAAATGCACGCTCCACATCTTTCCTGCATGACTCTTGTTTCATCGCAAAATACTGTTTCTTTGGACCACGCGGATCATGGATAGTTTGCACAATAGTTGACCATTTCGGATAAATACTATCAGCTAAATAATATCCAGTTACATATTCTTTTGTTCCAATAGTATAATGAGCTGGAGGAGCAATTCCTTGTGCAAGATTGGAAAATAGGCTGGAAGACTCtaaaacatttatatcattATTCGTTCCAGGCATATCAAAATATGCATGCCATATCCAAATATCGTAATCAGCTACTGCTTCTAAAATGATTGTTGG
Protein-coding sequences here:
- the LOC140968172 gene encoding uncharacterized protein → MQHFCRAIVEVFAEQYLRSPTSNDVARLLYIGKQRGFSGILGSLDSMHWRWKNCLTTWAGQYAGRCGSPTIILEAVADYDIWIWHAYFDMPGTNNDINVLESSSLFSNLAQGIAPPAHYTIGTKEYVTGYYLADSIYPKWSTIVQTIHDPRGPKKQYFAMKQESCRKDVERAFGVL